Within the Effusibacillus lacus genome, the region GCTGCTGCCCCGCCAGACTGTTGATTACAATCATAGTGTAGCCCTCCACGATAACTCCCGCCGCTTTGAGTGAGCCGCTTTCCACATACTTGATCCCCATTTCGAACATTTCTCGCAGAATGGCCCCGGAAACGACTGTCTCCCGCTGGCTGAAAGAGATGCTGGCCAATCCCTGCAGCTGTTCCACAATCCGTTTGTGGTACCACAAAACCTTGTCCTGCTCGGCTGTCGGCAGACGGGTATTGTGCAGCATATCGGCAATGTTTTTGACGCATCGGACCGCTGTCATCGTGTCCATGTCATTGACCGCCCGTTTGCCAATGTCCGCAATCTGTTCAATTTTGCTTAACGCTTCCTGGTACTCCCCCCTGTTATAGGAGATCAGATACTCTTTTTCAATTTTGCCGATAATGGTCTCGGGCTTCATCAGCTTCATAACCGCGTACATGTAAACCAACAGCCATACAAAACCGACAATCAGCATCACAAGATCCGCGCTGATCCATTTGTCCATCTGCTTGGACACAAGCCCGTTGTCCAGTTCGCGCATCTTGGAAAGCATGTAGATGGCATGAAAGATAGTCAGCAGATAAAAGGAGAACAGGGAAATGTTATAAGGAAACCGCACATAGAAATCCAGAATTCTGTGTGTGTACTTGCTTGCGGTCATCTGAATGGCCACCATGACAATCGATATGGACAGGGTGAAAATTGTGGCCAGTATTGTTGCGATGGTGTTCAGGTAGTTCCGGGCTGTCTCCGCATCCCCGTCAAACACAGGGGGTGTGAATACGAAAACAGCCCCGGTCAGCAGCCAGGAAAAAAACAGATGCAGCGCCATCAAGGACCTCCCCGTTTCCCCCTAGTTCAGTGCTCGTTCTAGTATGTGCCCCCCCGACAAGAAAAATTTAACGATTTGCTTTCCTCTTCCAGTGACAGAATAAGATACGGGAATCGGTTATATTCGCGTTTACGTCAAGGAGGAATTTGATGAGACGATATGTTTTGGGAGGAGTCGTCGCGGCGCTTCTGCTCACGATGACTGCAGTTTTTGGCTCGCGTCCTTTCAACCAGCCGCTCCAGAATCAGCAGCGGATCAGCAGCGATCCGGGCTCACAGAATCCCCGGATCATGAACAACAAAAACAGGGACATACGGGCACAGGTGACCGGTCCCCAAAGCCGGGCCCAGATCGCGGCCCAGGATATGGCGATTACCACCGCTTTGTGTGTGAGGGACTGCCGGTTTGCCCTGCAACACCTGGCCAACCAATTGGAACATGCTGCAGATCAAAACCAAAAGCAGCAGCTCATCCGAAATGCCATGAAGGAACACCCTCAATTTCGCGCCATGATGCTGCAGACCGCCGACGGACAAACATTTTCCCATGGCTCAGCGGCAAAGCCGCAGTATCTGAAAGAAAGCGTAAACGGCCTCAAGAAGTCTGGACAGTTCTATGTATCCGATCTTTACGAAGGGCATGGCGGCAAAGACCAGCTGCTGATGTCACTTGCCGTTCCGGTTCTGAACGGTTCACAAATCGCTTCCGTCCTGGCCGCGGAGGTGCAAATGGGCTTTCTCCGTTCTGTAGCGGATCAGGTGGACAACCAAATGGGTACGATTACCCAACTGAATACACAGGATGGCGACCGGATCCTGTTTCATCCGGAGAAATCCCATTCCTCATCCGGACAACCTGTTACTCAGGCGGTGGACGGCACCAAATGGAATACCTCGTCGGTTCAGGTGCGATCCAAATCGGAAGACATCAGGACCATCTCCAAACGAAACGAAGTGGTTGTCCAATTTGACAGAGAACCGGATGCGGCAACTTTATCAAGAATCCAGAAGGAGATCGATGGTGTTATTGTAAGGCGAAATACCATGCCTACCTTTGTTTTTCGTTCAAACACCAAGTCGACGGATCAGCTGATAGCCTATTTTCAGAAAATGGGCGTTCGGATGGTCGAACCTAACAGGATTCTCAGGCAGAACGAACTGCCAAATGACCGGCTGTACCAAAAGTATCAGTGGAATTTCCCGCAAATCAAGATTGAAAATGCCTGGCAGGCTACAACGGGCATTCCCAGCACTATCATAGCGGTTGTAGATACGGGAATTGATCTGGATCATCCGGAGTTTGCCGGTCAATTGGTGGAAGGTCACAACATGATCGCAGACGACAACCGGCCGGTCGATGACAATGGGCACGGCACCCATGTGGCAGGTGTGATCATTGCCCGAACCAATAACGTCGAGGGCGTAGCCGGAATGAACTGGAATTCGAGGGTAATGCCCGTCAAGGCACTGGACGCCGAGGGAACAGGCACCGTCTTTGACATTGCGGACGGAGTCCGGTGGGCAGCCGATCATGGAGCCAAAGTGATCAATCTGTCGCTTGGTGAATATGAGGACTCGCGCTATCTGCATCAAGCGATTCAGTACGCCGTATCCAAGGATGCGCTGGTGGTGGCCGCCATGGGCAATGACGACACCGACCAGCCCAGCTACCCTGCCGCCTACCCGGAAGTTCTGGCGGTTACAGCTGTGGATCAGGATACAAAACGTGCAACCTTCTCCAATTACGGTTCTCATGCCGGAGTCGCCGCGCCGGGGGTGTCTATTGCCAGCACGTTCCCGGATTATCGGTACGCAGCGATGTCGGGAACCTCAATGGCCTCCCCTCATGTAGCCGGACTGGCCGGACTGATCCGCTCCATGAACCCCGATCTGTCGTCCGCCCAAGTTCGGGACATCATTTTGCGGACCGCCACTGATGTAGGGCCGTCTGGACCGGATCCCTATTACGGAAGGGGATTGATTAATGTAACCGAAGCTGTACGGCAAGCGCAGATAAAGTCACAGGAAATGGCACCGCCCGAGGGGAGACGGACTCCCGTCAGAAGGGATCCTTGGTGGTGGCCGTTTCGCAGACTTTTTGGCTTCGAGCAAACAAAATAGGGAACAAAAGGGAGGGGGCTGTACCCTCAGGCAGATCATCTGCCAGGTACAGCCCATGGCTTTCATAACGTCCGCTTCCCCAGGAGACGGGAAATCTGAAGTTCCATCCAATTCCAGAGTTTCGCCAGATCATAGGGCAGAATGATAAAGGTGCAAAGGAAGGCGATGGGAATCACAAGCGCAATTCGAAGCATCCGGCTCCCCAGGATTGAACAGATGATGTCAAACTGAATGGTGTGCCGGTATTCCTCCGCCAATTCCGGCAGGATGTCTGCAAGCAAATGATTGTAAAAGCGGGCTGTCGAAAGGAGGAGGTAGGAAACAAACCAACTGATGATGGCAATCCATACATATGTCCACATGCATCGGTCCCCTTCTGGAAAGTTTCCCTAGCAGTGTATGTGGCAGGACAAAAAGAGGTTTCCTGTGACTCAACGCAGTTCAAAAAATTGGAACGTTGATTAACGGCAGGAGCCGGCCCGATGGAACGAGAAAGCCAGCCTGCACAGGCTGGCTCACAGCTATATTCTTCTATATTCTTCTTGCTCCCAAGTAGCGAGGACCCCAGTAGGAACTGCTGAAACTGTCAATCTTCACCCCATGGGAACTGGTAGAGGATATGAATTGTCCGTCCCCGAGATAAATTCCTACATGGGAAGCTCCTGAATCATACGTTGCAAAAAATACCAGGTCTCCCGGCTGCAGATCCGTGACGGCAGTCCCTTGCTTGTACATGTCATGGGACGTGCGAGCCAGATCGACTCCTTTTTGTGAGAACACATACCTGACAAACCCTGAACAGTCAAATCCGGAAGGAGTGGTTCCTCCCCAGGCGTAGGGAACTCCCACAAGGCTTTTTGCCGTTTCCAGCAACGCGCCGGAATTTTTCTGGATCTCTTCCAGCTTCTTGGCAGCCAACTCCGCGATCTTCTTTCCGGTGGTGTCAGGGTCGACCTTGCCTGTCTGCTCAAGCGCATTGTCTTTTTGGAAGGCTTTTACGGCAGCTTCCGTAATTTCTCCATAGTAACCGGTATTGGTCGGATATTTGAAGTACCCCAGAATTCGCAAGTCCTGCTGCAGGGTGGCGACCTCTTGTCCCTCGACTTCTTTCTCCAGTGTCTTGTCCCCGTACTTGGACGCAGCTTCAGCATGAGAGACGGTCGCGGATGCAAACAGAAGTGCTCCCGCAAACACAAAAGCTTTCCAAAACCTGTTCAAATCGATTCCTCCTGATGCCTCCGAGGTTAGTTGACGGGTTCGGGTAAGAGGGTACCCTACACTCTTGGTGA harbors:
- a CDS encoding DUF2254 family protein, whose amino-acid sequence is MALHLFFSWLLTGAVFVFTPPVFDGDAETARNYLNTIATILATIFTLSISIVMVAIQMTASKYTHRILDFYVRFPYNISLFSFYLLTIFHAIYMLSKMRELDNGLVSKQMDKWISADLVMLIVGFVWLLVYMYAVMKLMKPETIIGKIEKEYLISYNRGEYQEALSKIEQIADIGKRAVNDMDTMTAVRCVKNIADMLHNTRLPTAEQDKVLWYHKRIVEQLQGLASISFSQRETVVSGAILREMFEMGIKYVESGSLKAAGVIVEGYTMIVINSLAGQQQLNMIATVVSHIYDICCEVVRKGTDKEAVHGFVISAFHNLQEIGRQVIKSELHGHSFVARHVVSNAFGRLLAAIIEKDGPIFPHPLIYELFYEYVKLTKILFDSGDLKDVLTITTWMREEMLPNMGDRGVIHPYLYLFMLLSSTALYLQRKPVVTVLIRAIGKYFEPDAELLDQMNANRLDIRHLYDYQEPERYLTEVFLLWEGYYRYARKFPEGPKHALDVASRLLKNQGEWIDLFDGLSPGDFLPTET
- a CDS encoding S8 family serine peptidase gives rise to the protein MRRYVLGGVVAALLLTMTAVFGSRPFNQPLQNQQRISSDPGSQNPRIMNNKNRDIRAQVTGPQSRAQIAAQDMAITTALCVRDCRFALQHLANQLEHAADQNQKQQLIRNAMKEHPQFRAMMLQTADGQTFSHGSAAKPQYLKESVNGLKKSGQFYVSDLYEGHGGKDQLLMSLAVPVLNGSQIASVLAAEVQMGFLRSVADQVDNQMGTITQLNTQDGDRILFHPEKSHSSSGQPVTQAVDGTKWNTSSVQVRSKSEDIRTISKRNEVVVQFDREPDAATLSRIQKEIDGVIVRRNTMPTFVFRSNTKSTDQLIAYFQKMGVRMVEPNRILRQNELPNDRLYQKYQWNFPQIKIENAWQATTGIPSTIIAVVDTGIDLDHPEFAGQLVEGHNMIADDNRPVDDNGHGTHVAGVIIARTNNVEGVAGMNWNSRVMPVKALDAEGTGTVFDIADGVRWAADHGAKVINLSLGEYEDSRYLHQAIQYAVSKDALVVAAMGNDDTDQPSYPAAYPEVLAVTAVDQDTKRATFSNYGSHAGVAAPGVSIASTFPDYRYAAMSGTSMASPHVAGLAGLIRSMNPDLSSAQVRDIILRTATDVGPSGPDPYYGRGLINVTEAVRQAQIKSQEMAPPEGRRTPVRRDPWWWPFRRLFGFEQTK
- a CDS encoding C40 family peptidase produces the protein MNRFWKAFVFAGALLFASATVSHAEAASKYGDKTLEKEVEGQEVATLQQDLRILGYFKYPTNTGYYGEITEAAVKAFQKDNALEQTGKVDPDTTGKKIAELAAKKLEEIQKNSGALLETAKSLVGVPYAWGGTTPSGFDCSGFVRYVFSQKGVDLARTSHDMYKQGTAVTDLQPGDLVFFATYDSGASHVGIYLGDGQFISSTSSHGVKIDSFSSSYWGPRYLGARRI